Proteins co-encoded in one Capnocytophaga ochracea DSM 7271 genomic window:
- a CDS encoding S8 family peptidase encodes MDKAPATPLAQKTYNDATLKGWPHEGFKQNFPGLNLQEAYALLKGLTPKKVIVGVVDSGVDINHEDLKNVVWVNTKEIPDNGIDDDKNGYVDDVHGWNFLGNIAQENTEMTRIYKTKDKKNPDYANAKKEFDKETAETKKRKGYYEQLIQITEFADNNLRKITGKEVYTSEDIDAATKGKTFDAPTTEMIQFMKQLLADVSNSGDIKKELNDAIEYFDTKLKYHLNPDFSPRKTILKDNENDFTKKYYGNNNVIGPNTKDALHGTHVAGIIGAERNNGIGMNGVADNVLIMAVRAVPDGDEYDKDIALALRYAVDNGAKVINTSFGKAFSPHKEWVYDAIKYAASKDVLIVNAAGNDSQDIDVKDTYPNDEVNKKEISDNFLTVGALNYEYNKNLVASFSNYGKRNVDVFAPGVKIYSTTPENKYEFLQGTSMASPEVAGVAALLRSYFPSLSAAEVKKIIMESGVKVDMKVFVGEDDEGKKRKEMNFADLSTTGTIVNAKNAVILAAKITKTKLSK; translated from the coding sequence ATGGACAAAGCTCCCGCAACACCTTTAGCTCAGAAAACTTACAATGATGCTACCCTCAAAGGGTGGCCTCACGAAGGGTTTAAACAAAACTTCCCTGGACTGAACTTGCAAGAAGCCTATGCCTTACTCAAAGGTCTTACCCCTAAAAAAGTAATCGTAGGAGTGGTAGATTCCGGAGTGGATATCAACCACGAAGACCTTAAAAACGTAGTGTGGGTAAACACTAAAGAAATTCCTGACAACGGAATTGATGACGACAAAAACGGTTATGTAGACGACGTACACGGCTGGAACTTCCTCGGTAATATCGCTCAAGAAAATACCGAGATGACTCGTATTTACAAAACTAAGGATAAGAAAAATCCTGATTATGCCAATGCTAAAAAAGAATTCGATAAAGAAACTGCTGAAACTAAAAAACGCAAAGGCTATTATGAGCAACTTATCCAAATAACTGAATTTGCCGATAACAACTTGCGTAAAATCACAGGTAAAGAAGTGTATACCTCTGAGGACATCGATGCCGCTACCAAAGGCAAAACTTTCGATGCTCCCACTACCGAGATGATTCAGTTTATGAAACAGCTATTAGCAGATGTCTCTAATTCTGGTGATATCAAAAAAGAACTCAACGACGCTATTGAGTATTTCGATACAAAACTGAAATATCACCTCAACCCCGATTTTTCGCCTCGTAAAACTATCTTAAAAGATAATGAAAACGACTTTACCAAAAAGTATTACGGCAATAATAACGTAATAGGTCCCAATACCAAAGATGCCCTACACGGCACACACGTGGCAGGTATTATCGGAGCTGAACGCAATAACGGAATCGGTATGAATGGGGTTGCCGATAATGTGCTCATTATGGCAGTACGCGCTGTCCCCGATGGTGATGAGTACGACAAAGATATAGCTCTTGCTTTGCGCTATGCAGTAGATAACGGAGCCAAAGTGATAAACACCAGCTTTGGTAAAGCTTTCTCTCCTCACAAAGAATGGGTGTATGACGCTATCAAATATGCAGCTTCTAAAGATGTTCTTATCGTAAACGCTGCGGGTAACGACTCTCAGGATATCGACGTGAAAGATACTTATCCTAACGACGAAGTAAACAAGAAAGAAATCTCCGATAACTTCCTTACCGTAGGGGCTTTGAACTACGAATATAACAAGAATTTAGTAGCCTCTTTCTCAAACTATGGTAAACGCAATGTCGATGTATTTGCTCCTGGGGTAAAAATCTATTCTACCACTCCTGAGAATAAATACGAGTTCTTGCAAGGAACCTCAATGGCTTCTCCAGAAGTTGCTGGAGTTGCAGCCTTGTTGCGCTCTTACTTCCCAAGTCTCAGTGCAGCTGAAGTGAAGAAAATCATTATGGAGTCTGGTGTAAAAGTAGATATGAAAGTATTCGTAGGTGAAGATGATGAAGGTAAAAAACGCAAAGAAATGAACTTCGCCGACCTTTCTACTACAGGTACTATTGTAAATGCTAAAAATGCAGTAATCTTAGCCGCTAAAATTACTAAAACAAAACTTAGCAAGTAG
- a CDS encoding superoxide dismutase: MFTLPKLPYAYNALEPYIDARTMEIHYTKHHNAYTTNLNTALAPAGVEGKTIEEILTSLDMNNAALRNNAGGFYNHNLFWEVMSPNGGGKPTGELAKAIEEAFGSFEAFKEAFSKAAATRFGSGWAWLCVHKGGKLEICSTANQDNPLMPNTGCGGFPILGLDVWEHAYYLHYQNRRPDYIEAFFNVINWAKVAELYNAHK; the protein is encoded by the coding sequence ATGTTTACATTACCTAAATTACCGTATGCTTACAATGCGCTTGAACCTTACATCGATGCGCGTACAATGGAAATACACTATACTAAGCACCACAACGCTTATACTACGAACCTGAATACGGCTTTGGCTCCAGCAGGGGTAGAAGGCAAAACTATTGAGGAAATTCTTACCTCACTTGATATGAACAATGCTGCTCTTCGCAATAATGCTGGCGGTTTTTACAATCACAATCTTTTCTGGGAAGTGATGAGTCCTAATGGCGGAGGTAAGCCTACGGGAGAATTGGCTAAGGCAATTGAAGAGGCTTTTGGAAGTTTTGAAGCTTTTAAAGAAGCTTTTAGCAAGGCTGCGGCTACTCGTTTTGGCTCTGGCTGGGCGTGGCTTTGTGTACATAAAGGAGGTAAGCTTGAAATTTGCTCTACTGCAAACCAAGATAACCCGCTAATGCCTAACACTGGTTGCGGAGGTTTTCCTATCTTGGGATTAGATGTGTGGGAACACGCTTATTACTTGCACTATCAGAACCGTCGTCCTGATTATATTGAGGCGTTTTTTAACGTGATTAATTGGGCGAAAGTTGCCGAGCTTTACAACGCTCATAAATAG
- a CDS encoding sulfatase-like hydrolase/transferase: MKKYLLGLLCPLCLNAQNKTTQKPNVIIIVADDLGYGDLSCYGEKTIHTPQVASLAKQGIVFTNVHSTAATCTPSRYSLFTGLYNWRRNDTGIAPGDAAMVIRPEQTTIADVFKSAGYTTGAIGKWHLGLGGERGKQDWNGFITPGPSDIGFEYSCIMAATADRVPCVWIENQRVANYDPSAPIEVSYSLPFKGEPTGKNNPELLTKLKPSLHHGHDQTIVNGISRIGYMKGGGKALWTDEHLADTIVAKTVKYIENHKSQPFFLYVGTNDIHVPRYPNPRFVGKSGMGYRGDAILQFDWTVGEIVKALKANKLYDNTLIIITSDNGPVIDDGYQDQAEELLGRHRPWGAFHNHGGKYSNYEAGTRVPFIVRYPKIVKKGTSDALLSHIDLFASLSKFIGAEIPAGVATDSEDYLKAFLGKDKKGRPYVIASGGALSITDGRWKYVVPSDNPSYQPLTRTHLGNYPEPRLYDLKEDIMELYNVAKDHPEELVRLKTMLDNIKNRK, encoded by the coding sequence ATGAAAAAATACTTATTAGGGCTCTTATGCCCTTTATGTCTCAACGCACAAAACAAAACTACTCAAAAACCTAACGTCATCATCATTGTAGCCGATGATTTAGGCTATGGCGACCTAAGTTGCTATGGCGAAAAGACAATTCATACCCCACAGGTAGCCTCTCTCGCCAAACAAGGAATAGTCTTTACGAACGTACATTCCACCGCTGCCACTTGCACACCTTCGCGCTATTCACTCTTCACGGGCTTGTACAATTGGCGACGCAATGACACTGGTATTGCTCCTGGTGATGCTGCTATGGTCATTCGTCCTGAGCAAACCACCATTGCCGATGTGTTCAAATCAGCAGGCTATACTACTGGCGCTATTGGCAAATGGCACTTAGGCTTAGGAGGCGAACGCGGTAAACAGGATTGGAACGGCTTTATCACACCTGGACCTTCCGATATAGGCTTCGAATATTCCTGCATAATGGCTGCCACAGCCGACCGTGTACCTTGCGTGTGGATAGAAAACCAACGCGTAGCCAATTACGACCCCTCAGCACCCATCGAAGTAAGTTATAGCCTGCCTTTTAAAGGTGAACCTACGGGTAAGAACAACCCCGAACTGCTCACTAAACTCAAACCTTCCTTACACCACGGTCACGACCAAACCATAGTGAACGGCATTTCGCGTATCGGCTATATGAAAGGGGGTGGCAAAGCACTCTGGACGGACGAACATCTCGCCGATACCATTGTAGCCAAAACGGTAAAATACATCGAAAATCACAAATCACAACCTTTCTTTCTCTATGTGGGTACTAATGATATACACGTACCTCGCTACCCCAATCCACGTTTTGTAGGCAAAAGTGGTATGGGTTACCGCGGTGATGCAATTCTCCAATTCGACTGGACTGTGGGTGAAATCGTAAAGGCCCTCAAAGCTAATAAGCTATACGATAATACGCTTATCATTATCACCAGCGACAACGGTCCTGTGATAGACGATGGTTATCAAGATCAAGCCGAAGAGCTCTTAGGCAGACATCGTCCTTGGGGAGCTTTTCACAACCACGGAGGCAAGTACAGCAATTACGAAGCAGGTACGCGTGTACCCTTTATCGTACGCTATCCTAAGATTGTGAAAAAAGGTACTTCCGACGCTTTGCTTTCACATATCGACCTCTTTGCCTCTTTGAGTAAATTTATTGGTGCTGAGATACCCGCAGGAGTAGCCACCGATAGCGAAGATTACCTCAAAGCCTTCTTAGGCAAGGACAAGAAAGGTCGCCCTTATGTAATAGCCTCTGGGGGAGCGCTCTCCATCACCGATGGTCGTTGGAAATATGTAGTCCCCAGCGATAACCCCTCTTATCAACCCCTCACTCGCACACATCTGGGCAACTATCCTGAGCCCCGATTGTACGACCTTAAAGAAGACATAATGGAGCTCTACAATGTAGCAAAAGACCATCCCGAAGAGCTCGTCAGACTCAAAACAATGCTCGACAATATTAAAAACAGAAAATAG
- a CDS encoding DNA gyrase/topoisomerase IV subunit A yields the protein MEDNTPQNTTPQGDSIIKVTGMYQDWFLDYASYVILERAVPAIEDGFKPVQRRIMHSLKELDDGRYNKVANVVGNTMQYHPHGDASIGDAIVQIGQKDLLIDTQGNWGNILTGDDAAAPRYIEARLSKFALDVVFSPKVTEWQSSYDGRKKEPISLPVKFPLLLAQGTEGIAVGLSTKILPHNFIELIEASIAYLKNKPFELYPDFPTAGIMDVSGYNDGARGGRVRVRAKISQLDKSTLCITEIPFTTTTTSLIDSILKANEKGKIKIKKVDDNTAANVEILVHLPNGTSPDKTIDALYAFTACETAISPITCVIEDNKPHFLTVSEVLRRSTDRTVSLLKQELEIELSELEMQWHSASLEKIFIREEMYIDFKNYTDRESLYEYLYQRFEPFKKDLIREITDDDLAKLTQIPMIRITRFDSYKADENILKIEADIEEVKNHLANLIDYAISHFERLKKTYGKGRERKTEMRVFDTIEATKVVVRNTKLYVNRAEGFVGTGLRKDEYVGDCSDIDDVIVFTESGAMYVTKVSDKQYIEKNIIHVAVFKKDDKRTVYNMIYKDGQTGFSYIKRFNVTGITRDKKYELIPQHKESRVLYFTANPNGEAEVVTVNLRQLGTLRKLRWDIDFADTLIKGRGVKGNLVSKYAIKRIELKEKGVSTLKPRKIWFDNIVKRLNTEERGTLLGAFKGDDRMLLITKEGVVKTIIPELSLHFENNIAVMEKWVPEKPISVIYYDGEKERVFVKRFVVENENREELVITEHPKSQLLFVSADWRPMAEVVFTKEKGKEKENLIVNLEEFISVKGIKALGNQLTTDKVKTVNTLESLPYEEPQEEEPVEDLGDEEIVPPPSENESDGTQTELEF from the coding sequence ATGGAAGACAATACACCTCAAAACACTACTCCACAAGGAGATAGCATCATTAAAGTCACAGGTATGTACCAAGATTGGTTCTTGGATTATGCTTCGTACGTAATCCTCGAACGCGCTGTACCAGCAATCGAAGATGGCTTTAAGCCCGTACAACGCCGTATTATGCACTCGCTTAAAGAATTAGACGATGGTCGCTACAACAAGGTGGCTAACGTCGTGGGGAATACAATGCAGTATCACCCTCACGGCGATGCGAGTATAGGCGATGCTATTGTACAAATCGGTCAGAAGGACTTGCTCATCGATACGCAAGGTAACTGGGGGAATATCCTCACAGGCGACGATGCAGCAGCACCTCGTTATATCGAAGCTCGCCTTTCTAAGTTTGCCCTCGATGTGGTCTTTAGCCCTAAGGTAACCGAATGGCAATCCAGCTATGATGGTCGTAAGAAAGAGCCTATCAGTTTACCGGTGAAGTTTCCGCTCCTCTTGGCACAAGGTACCGAGGGGATAGCCGTGGGGCTTTCTACCAAGATATTACCTCACAACTTCATCGAGCTTATCGAGGCTTCCATTGCTTACCTCAAAAATAAACCTTTTGAATTATACCCCGATTTCCCTACTGCGGGTATTATGGACGTAAGTGGCTATAACGATGGGGCAAGAGGTGGACGTGTGCGGGTGCGTGCCAAGATTTCGCAACTCGACAAGAGTACGCTTTGCATCACCGAAATTCCGTTTACTACCACCACTACCTCGCTCATCGACTCTATACTGAAAGCCAACGAAAAAGGCAAGATAAAAATCAAAAAGGTAGACGATAACACAGCTGCCAATGTAGAGATATTGGTGCACTTGCCCAACGGCACGTCGCCCGATAAGACTATCGATGCACTCTACGCCTTCACTGCCTGCGAAACAGCTATTTCGCCCATTACCTGTGTGATTGAGGACAACAAACCGCATTTTCTCACCGTCTCAGAAGTGTTGCGTCGCAGTACCGACCGCACAGTAAGTCTGCTCAAACAAGAGCTCGAAATTGAACTTTCTGAACTCGAAATGCAATGGCACAGTGCCTCGCTCGAAAAGATTTTCATCAGAGAAGAGATGTATATCGACTTCAAGAACTACACCGATAGAGAGAGTTTGTACGAGTACTTGTACCAGCGTTTTGAACCTTTCAAAAAAGATTTGATCCGTGAGATTACCGATGACGATTTGGCTAAACTCACTCAAATACCAATGATTCGCATCACCCGCTTCGACTCTTATAAGGCTGATGAAAATATCCTCAAAATAGAAGCCGATATCGAGGAAGTGAAAAACCACCTTGCAAACCTTATCGACTATGCGATTTCCCATTTCGAACGCCTTAAAAAGACTTATGGTAAGGGGCGCGAACGGAAAACCGAAATGCGCGTATTCGATACCATCGAGGCGACCAAAGTAGTGGTGCGCAATACCAAACTCTATGTGAACAGAGCTGAAGGTTTTGTAGGTACAGGCTTACGCAAAGATGAGTATGTAGGTGATTGCAGTGATATCGACGATGTGATTGTATTTACCGAAAGCGGTGCGATGTACGTTACCAAAGTATCCGATAAACAATATATAGAGAAAAACATCATACACGTAGCGGTCTTTAAGAAAGACGACAAGCGCACCGTGTACAATATGATTTATAAGGATGGACAAACGGGCTTCTCCTATATCAAGCGTTTCAACGTTACGGGTATTACCCGCGATAAGAAATACGAGCTCATTCCTCAACACAAAGAGTCGCGTGTGCTCTATTTCACAGCCAACCCTAATGGTGAAGCCGAAGTGGTAACCGTGAACTTGCGTCAGTTAGGCACTTTGCGTAAACTGCGATGGGATATCGATTTTGCCGATACCCTCATCAAAGGGCGGGGCGTGAAAGGAAACCTCGTGAGCAAATACGCTATCAAGCGCATCGAGCTAAAAGAAAAAGGCGTATCAACCCTCAAACCGCGCAAGATATGGTTCGACAATATTGTAAAACGCCTCAACACCGAAGAGCGCGGCACGCTACTCGGGGCTTTCAAAGGCGATGACCGTATGCTTCTCATTACCAAAGAGGGCGTCGTGAAGACCATTATCCCCGAATTGAGTCTGCATTTCGAGAACAATATTGCCGTAATGGAGAAATGGGTGCCCGAGAAACCTATTTCGGTAATTTACTACGATGGAGAGAAAGAACGCGTGTTTGTAAAACGTTTTGTGGTAGAGAACGAAAACCGTGAAGAGTTAGTCATTACCGAACATCCTAAATCGCAATTGCTCTTCGTCTCTGCCGATTGGCGACCTATGGCTGAGGTAGTCTTCACCAAAGAAAAAGGCAAGGAGAAAGAGAACCTCATTGTGAATTTAGAAGAGTTCATCAGTGTAAAAGGCATCAAAGCCTTGGGCAACCAGCTCACCACCGACAAGGTGAAAACTGTCAACACTCTTGAATCTCTCCCCTACGAAGAACCCCAAGAAGAGGAACCCGTAGAAGACCTCGGCGATGAAGAAATTGTCCCTCCTCCCTCTGAAAATGAGAGCGACGGCACCCAAACAGAATTAGAATTTTAA
- a CDS encoding DUF6377 domain-containing protein gives MKNYITLFVILLLGRNVAVAQESKEAVLHRLNQTIEQSATYIQAKEQRITSLEKTLKKASQPTEKYDLHKQLYTEYRKFKVDSAVAYLLKNEQIAIALNDAEKQDETHILLSKLYSVKGMYVEALQLLKAIDKHRLPKESLCEYYDSCYALCSHYGQSINNSAYLSASNRYRDSLLLCIDKQSLTFKVNSAIDEFFTGDQNRAMQQFQQLLPQTTEEEPERAIIAYYLGLVEREKGNDNLQEYYFALSAIADIKNAIKDNASLQSLALTYYKRGNISKAYQFIKMAIDDAAFCNVRHRAEEGASFYSIINTAYQEKEAKQKKELQLYLVLISVLSVALIIALVYVYKQVKRLIKIRKELSYSNQQLEKLNTDLQLMNQNLEEANLNLEEANLIKEEYIAHFFNLCSAYIDKIENYRKLLYKKASKHQFDDLTKVLKSTSVVEQELEVLYKNFDTIFLNIYPHFVTHFNALLEEGEQIFPKKGELLNTELRIFALIRLGITDSNKIAEFLRYSLRTVYNYRTKVRNKAKGERDTFEEKVKKIRN, from the coding sequence ATGAAAAACTATATCACACTCTTTGTCATATTGTTGTTGGGTAGGAATGTAGCGGTGGCACAAGAGAGCAAAGAAGCTGTGCTCCACCGGCTCAACCAAACCATTGAGCAGAGTGCTACTTATATACAAGCCAAAGAACAGCGTATTACTTCCTTGGAAAAGACTCTTAAAAAAGCCTCTCAACCAACAGAAAAATACGACCTGCACAAACAATTGTATACCGAATACCGAAAATTTAAGGTCGATTCGGCAGTAGCCTATTTGCTGAAAAACGAACAAATAGCAATAGCTTTAAACGATGCTGAAAAGCAAGACGAAACCCATATCTTGCTCTCTAAACTCTACTCGGTAAAAGGAATGTACGTAGAAGCGTTGCAACTGCTAAAAGCTATCGATAAACACCGATTACCCAAGGAATCACTGTGTGAATATTACGATTCGTGTTATGCCTTGTGCAGTCATTACGGGCAAAGCATCAATAATAGTGCTTATTTAAGTGCCTCCAACCGCTACCGCGATTCCTTACTATTGTGCATAGACAAACAGTCGCTTACTTTTAAGGTAAACAGTGCTATCGATGAGTTCTTTACAGGAGACCAAAACCGCGCTATGCAACAGTTTCAGCAACTATTGCCTCAAACTACCGAAGAGGAACCTGAACGTGCTATAATAGCTTATTATTTAGGTCTTGTAGAACGAGAAAAAGGAAATGACAACCTTCAAGAATACTATTTTGCCCTTTCTGCTATCGCCGACATCAAAAATGCAATCAAAGATAACGCTTCCTTGCAGAGCTTAGCGCTTACTTACTACAAACGAGGGAATATAAGCAAAGCCTATCAGTTTATCAAAATGGCAATAGATGATGCTGCCTTCTGCAATGTGCGACACCGCGCCGAAGAAGGTGCCTCTTTCTATTCCATCATCAACACCGCCTATCAAGAGAAAGAAGCCAAACAAAAGAAAGAATTACAACTGTATTTGGTACTCATCAGTGTGTTATCAGTAGCCCTGATTATCGCTTTGGTATATGTGTACAAACAAGTAAAGCGATTGATAAAGATACGTAAAGAACTCTCTTACAGTAATCAGCAACTCGAAAAGCTCAATACCGACCTACAACTGATGAACCAAAACCTCGAAGAGGCAAACCTCAACCTCGAGGAGGCAAATCTTATTAAAGAAGAGTATATTGCTCATTTCTTCAACCTCTGTTCTGCTTATATCGATAAGATTGAAAACTACCGAAAACTACTCTACAAAAAGGCTTCTAAACATCAGTTTGACGACCTTACCAAGGTGCTAAAATCTACCTCCGTAGTAGAACAAGAATTAGAGGTACTTTACAAAAATTTCGATACCATCTTCCTCAATATATACCCGCATTTTGTAACCCACTTCAACGCTCTTTTAGAAGAAGGCGAACAAATCTTCCCTAAAAAAGGTGAACTACTGAATACCGAATTGCGTATTTTTGCCCTTATTCGTTTAGGCATCACCGATAGCAATAAGATAGCCGAATTCTTGCGTTATTCTCTTCGCACAGTGTACAACTATCGCACCAAAGTACGGAATAAAGCGAAAGGAGAACGCGATACTTTCGAAGAAAAAGTGAAGAAAATACGTAATTAA
- a CDS encoding SusC/RagA family TonB-linked outer membrane protein — protein sequence MKVLKEHLMLMMVLLVGFVGFAQAQYSRVTGTVTDDKGTPLPGVSVVIKGTTKGVATDFDGKYTLTEVARGAVLEFSSVGYKTLVLKVTGEQLNVKLPEVAQDLDEIVVVGYGTQKRGDVTTAITSVKTQDLDQRPVTSAAQAIQGRAAGIQVVQPNGAPGAGLAVRIRGNTSISASNDPLYVVDGIPVQDISGIAPTDIESMQVLKDASSAAIYGSRAANGVVLITTKHGKRNEPKVSVNTYVGISQVAKRIESLNTAQYNELMKETGAVTLPSGLTDKTDWFDETFRKSIIRNTQLSFSNATENTKYYISAGNSKDEGVIRSSFFERYNVRLNLETKMRKWLTFETNLSYADYSSNGIITGTGSNRAGVVLSVINTPKYAPIWSDKPGEEGWYYYNFYGANLTHPVENISRNADNTSKSNRLVGSVSAIVTFLPSLKFKSTVGIDRLGRTQTHWTDPKLTEYGRKIFGTADDIRTNNTVMTYDNLLTFDKSFGKHNLSALAGTSGTVSKWNESYLYASHFLTPDIKTLNAANKIEQGSGSRAAEWAIMSYLGRISYNYDSKYLLTANFRADGSSKLAPGKRWGYFPSVSVGWRLSQENFLKEVDWLSELKLRGGWGQTGNQAGISDYGYLQRFSITRQNWWEAGKGDAMVTLRPNSFSNPNLTWETTTQSNIGLDLSLFKNRISLAVDAYLKKTTDLLMDVPLPATSPVPSIYRNEGEMTNKGIEFALDTRNLTGDFTWNTNFNISFNRNELTKLTLQKVYYYASTSEAITEQVVRITEGQPLGKFWGFISEGVDPQTGDIKYKDLNGDGKISVSDKTYIGDPNPDFTFGLTNDFAYKNFTLSVFFQGSYGNDIYNASRIETEGMYDGKNQSTAVLNRWRKPGDITDIPRAVRSSDNIKASSRWVEDGSYLRLKTLTLAYNLSNDELLRYGIRKIQPYFTAQNLWTLTNYKGFDPEVNQGLSGPTMGIDWGTYPQTKTFIFGLNIDF from the coding sequence ATGAAAGTACTCAAAGAACATTTAATGCTAATGATGGTACTGTTAGTAGGCTTTGTAGGTTTTGCCCAAGCACAATACAGCAGAGTAACAGGTACCGTAACCGATGACAAAGGAACACCTCTTCCTGGTGTTTCTGTAGTAATAAAAGGTACTACCAAAGGCGTAGCTACTGATTTCGACGGTAAGTATACACTTACTGAAGTAGCTCGAGGAGCTGTTTTAGAGTTTTCTTCTGTAGGCTACAAAACCCTCGTTTTAAAAGTAACAGGTGAACAGCTCAATGTCAAACTTCCTGAAGTTGCCCAAGACCTCGATGAGATAGTAGTAGTGGGCTATGGTACTCAAAAACGTGGTGATGTAACCACTGCTATCACCTCAGTAAAGACCCAAGACCTCGACCAACGTCCTGTAACCTCAGCTGCACAGGCTATTCAAGGGCGTGCTGCGGGTATCCAAGTAGTGCAACCTAATGGTGCTCCAGGCGCAGGCTTGGCAGTGCGCATTCGCGGGAATACCTCTATCAGCGCTTCCAACGACCCTCTATATGTGGTTGATGGTATCCCTGTGCAAGACATCAGTGGGATTGCCCCTACCGATATTGAGAGTATGCAAGTACTTAAAGACGCTTCCTCAGCAGCTATCTACGGTTCACGTGCTGCTAATGGCGTAGTGCTTATCACTACCAAACACGGAAAACGCAACGAGCCTAAAGTATCTGTTAATACTTATGTGGGTATCTCGCAAGTAGCCAAACGCATAGAATCCTTAAATACGGCTCAATACAACGAACTGATGAAAGAAACAGGTGCTGTTACTCTTCCTTCAGGACTTACCGACAAAACCGATTGGTTCGACGAGACCTTCCGCAAGAGTATTATCCGCAATACACAGCTTTCTTTCTCAAATGCAACTGAAAACACCAAGTATTACATTTCAGCAGGTAATTCTAAAGATGAAGGGGTTATTCGCTCTTCTTTCTTCGAGCGTTATAATGTACGTTTGAACTTAGAAACCAAAATGCGTAAATGGCTCACTTTTGAAACCAATCTATCTTATGCCGATTACTCGTCTAATGGTATTATCACCGGTACAGGTTCTAACCGCGCTGGAGTAGTGCTTTCGGTAATCAATACCCCTAAATACGCTCCTATATGGAGTGATAAACCCGGTGAAGAAGGTTGGTATTACTACAATTTCTATGGAGCAAACCTCACTCACCCTGTAGAGAATATCTCTCGTAATGCAGACAATACCTCTAAGAGCAATCGCTTGGTAGGAAGTGTATCGGCTATCGTAACTTTCCTCCCTAGTTTGAAGTTCAAATCTACAGTAGGTATCGACCGTTTAGGACGCACTCAAACCCATTGGACAGACCCTAAACTCACCGAATATGGACGTAAGATCTTCGGTACTGCCGACGATATCCGTACTAATAACACCGTGATGACCTACGACAACTTGCTTACTTTCGACAAGAGTTTCGGAAAACACAATCTTTCTGCTTTGGCGGGTACTTCAGGAACGGTATCTAAATGGAATGAAAGCTATTTGTACGCCTCTCACTTCCTTACACCCGACATCAAAACCCTCAACGCTGCCAATAAGATAGAACAAGGTAGTGGTTCGAGAGCTGCCGAATGGGCAATTATGTCGTATTTAGGTCGTATTTCTTATAACTACGATAGTAAATATCTTCTCACGGCTAATTTCCGCGCCGATGGTTCTTCTAAGTTAGCACCAGGAAAACGCTGGGGTTACTTCCCTTCAGTATCTGTAGGATGGAGACTTTCACAAGAAAACTTCTTGAAAGAAGTAGATTGGCTTAGCGAACTCAAATTGCGCGGTGGCTGGGGACAAACAGGTAACCAAGCTGGTATATCCGATTACGGCTACTTGCAACGCTTTTCTATTACCCGTCAAAACTGGTGGGAGGCAGGCAAAGGTGATGCAATGGTAACTTTGCGCCCTAATTCATTCTCTAACCCTAACCTCACTTGGGAAACCACCACTCAAAGCAATATAGGGCTTGACCTTTCACTTTTCAAAAACCGTATCTCTTTAGCGGTAGATGCTTACCTTAAAAAGACTACCGATTTGCTAATGGATGTGCCTCTTCCTGCTACTTCACCAGTGCCCTCTATCTATCGCAATGAGGGCGAAATGACCAATAAAGGGATTGAATTTGCGCTTGATACGCGTAACCTCACAGGAGATTTTACTTGGAATACTAATTTCAATATCTCGTTCAACCGCAATGAGCTAACTAAACTTACCCTTCAAAAAGTGTATTACTATGCCAGCACTTCCGAAGCTATTACTGAACAAGTGGTGCGTATTACCGAAGGGCAGCCTTTGGGCAAGTTCTGGGGATTTATAAGTGAAGGCGTAGACCCTCAAACAGGCGATATCAAATACAAAGACCTCAATGGCGATGGTAAAATCTCAGTGTCCGATAAAACTTATATAGGCGACCCTAACCCCGATTTTACTTTTGGGCTTACTAACGACTTCGCTTATAAAAACTTTACTCTCAGTGTCTTCTTCCAAGGCTCTTATGGAAATGATATCTACAACGCTTCTCGTATAGAAACTGAAGGTATGTACGATGGTAAAAACCAATCAACAGCGGTACTCAACCGCTGGAGAAAACCTGGTGATATTACCGACATTCCTCGTGCTGTAAGAAGTAGCGATAACATCAAAGCTTCTTCACGATGGGTAGAAGATGGTTCGTATTTGCGTCTCAAAACACTTACTTTAGCTTATAACCTCTCCAATGATGAGTTGTTGAGATACGGTATCCGCAAGATACAGCCTTATTTCACCGCTCAAAATCTTTGGACACTCACTAACTACAAAGGATTTGACCCCGAAGTAAACCAAGGGCTTTCAGGTCCTACTATGGGTATTGATTGGGGTACTTATCCTCAAACCAAAACCTTTATCTTTGGCTTAAACATTGATTTTTAA